In one window of Pseudorasbora parva isolate DD20220531a chromosome 7, ASM2467924v1, whole genome shotgun sequence DNA:
- the phf20l1 gene encoding PHD finger protein 20-like protein 1 isoform X3: protein MSKKPPNRPGITFEVGARVEAQDYLQKWYPSRIEKIDYDEGKMLVHFDRWSHRYDEWILWDSSRLRPLERPALRKEGLKEEEERLSEMRASRLRELPGSTESTEDQKDLPQQRQELRDGEEVLARWTDCRYYPAKIESINKEGTYTVQFYDGVIRCVKRIHIKSMPEDAKGQQDWIALVKAASAAAKNKGGNRPRTSANSNKDREDRRERRSDEEFDDDDDDDDDDDDDDDDDESESEKLAHQDSEEEDSKPAVEEDSKPAVVEDIKPAVEEDVKPAVEEDVKPAVEELESATAKRRSKRQGNLSSSKRTRLSKGAGCADTESECKAESKELPVTSQQKVSGSEASPAEARSQSASAQRTQASHSSPSLCKPRSRRLKHDSGESTASSQNTTAAPEPSPSSSSTHTLPDSTHTAPPNSPQRRRRSQRLATSSDQAYPSSPHMRDSITHPPPPDGSQKAEEDSSTAVKTEASSQKPVSGSPSTAPPTGGAQSPIIEKDKMTDMLPSNQTTLEGSSPSVVTTASQKVPSRTPKANKHAREPIINSKKSDDPTAPNESLIDLDHNKFKCKVPGCSKAFRKAKLLDYHLKYYHNTEKEMDSEVCSPERVGRTRATSASMPTSTLSDIPDNKRRRTVSTSSSLSSQGFMLHMDSAGCARPPKFCKKKRSSASVSSDSTEVSLPPPTFDNLHDKILKKDKHLDGLCIKTERKFKLEDKCQLFAKKRDKDRRDRKEKDLFRIKQKKKKKKKKKSKLHCYSDLDEMSLSYLERPSSPLHRSSSSAFKHTTFQYPRAILSVDLTGENLSDIDFLEDSTTESLLFSGDEYNQDLDSITMDDFQDEDDVGADEIVRCICEMDEENGFMIQCEECMCWQHSVCMGLLEDSIPDQYICYICRDPPGQRWSAKYRHDKDWLQKGHMYGLSFLTENYSHQNAKKIVSTHQLLADVYSVKNLLHGLQLKMDILQNKHNPSLHLWARSWVNSDEDQPMGGVPDCLHFKEHLNQNSNPETYITSEHSYQKPPGTGPEHARDEPGIQTAAQFNIKEEEVSSAIALSGCVNDSGLGSMEQARNCLQWQMNLLTHIEDIQNQLSGRMDLIEKELDVLESWLDFTGELEPPDPLARLPQLKCRIKQLLTDLGKVQQMSALCSV, encoded by the exons ATGAGCAAGAAACCTCCAAATCGACCAGGGATCACTTTTGAGGTTGGCGCTAGGGTTGAGGCCCAGGACTACCTGCAAAAATG GTACCCTTCACGTATCGAGAAGATTGATTATGACGAGGGAAAGATGCTTGTGCATTTTGACCGTTGGAGCCATAGGTACGACGAATGGATTCTCTGGGACAGCAGCAGACTTCGGCCTTTAGAGAGACCTGCACTCCGCAAAGAGGGTCTCAAAGAAGAGGAG GAGAGACTCAGCGAGATGAGAGCATCTCGCCTTCGTGAGCTTCCTGGAAGTACAGAGAGCACAGAGGACCAAAAAGACTTACCTCAGCAGAGACAA gAATTGAGAGATGGTGAGGAGGTGCTTGCCCGATGGACAGATTGCCGCTACTACCCTGCCAAGATTGAAAGTATCAACAAGGAAG GCACTTACACTGTACAGTTTTATGATGGAGTCATTCGATGTGTGAAAAGAATCCACATCAAGTCCATGCCAGAAGATGCAAAAGGACAA CAGGACTGGATCGCTCTGGTGAAGGCTGCCTCAGCTGCAGCCAAGAATAAAGGAGGGAACAGACCACGTACCAGCGCCAACAGCAACAAGGACCGAGAGGACAGGAGAGAACGACGATCGGATGAAGagtttgatgatgatgatgatgacgacgaCGACGACGATGATGACGACGATGATGATGAGAGCGAATCAGAGAAACTTG CACATCAAGACTCAGAAGAGGAGGACAGTAAGCCGGCTGTTGAAGAGGACAGTAAGCCAGCTGTTGTGGAGGACATTAAACCGGCTGTTGAGGAGGACGTTAAACCGGCTGTTGAGGAGGACGTTAAACCGGCTGTTGAGGAGCTTGAATCAGCAACAGCAAAGAGGAGGAGCAAAAGACAAGGCAACTTGAGTAGCAGTAAAAGGACTCGTCTCAGCAAAGGGGCAG GATGTGCTGACACTGAATCTGAATGCAAAGCAGAGTCAAAAGAGCTTCCAGTAACATCACAGCAG AAAGTGTCAGGTTCAGAGGCTAGTCCAGCTGAAGCGAGATCCCAGTCTGCCAGTGCCCAAAGAACCCAAGCATCACACTCCAGCCCATCCCTGTGCAAGCCTCGCTCAAGAAGACTTAAACACGACTCGGGAGAGTCCACAGCTAGCAGTCAGAACACAACCGCAGCCCCTGAACCAAGTCCTTCATCCAGTTCGACACACACCCTTCCAGACAGCACACACACTG CCCCTCCCAACTCCCCCCAGAGAAGGAGACGGTCTCAGCGTCTAGCAACAAGTTCTGACCAGGCTTACCCCTCTTCTCCTCACATGAGGGATTCTATCACTCACCCTCCTCCCCCAGATGGCTCTCAGAAAGCTG AAGAAGACAGCAGCACTGCAGTTAAAACAGAAGCTTCTTCACAAAAGCCAGTTTCAGGAAGTCCATCCACAGCTCCTCCCACTGGCGGTGCTCAGTCTCCAATCATTGAGAAGGACAAGATGACAGACATGTTACCCAGTAACCAAACAACACTTGAAGGGAGCTCCCCCTCTGTAGTGACAA CTGCAAGTCAGAAAGTTCCTTCCAGGACTCCTAAAGCCAACAAACATGCCAGAGAGCCAA TTATAAACAGCAAGAAGTCTGATGACCCCACTGCTCCCAATGAGTCTCTAATAGACCTGGACCATAATAAATTCAAGTGTAAAGTCCCTGGATGCTCTAAAGCATTCCGGAAAGCAAAGCTGTTAGACTATCACCTGAAGTACTATCATAACACTGAGAAAGAAATGGACAGCGAGGTCTGCTCACCAGAAAGGGTTGGTCGCACCAGGGCCACTTCTGCTTCCATGCCTACAAGCACCTTGTCAGATATCCCAGATAACAAGAGACGCAGGACCGTCTCTACTTCTTCTT CTCTGTCCTCTCAGGGCTTTATGCTTCATATGGACAGCGCTGGCTGTGCGAGGCCTCCTAAGTTCTGCAAGAAGAAACGTTCCTCTGCCTCTGTCAGTTCAGACAGTACAGAGGTCTCACTGCCTCCTCCAACCTTTGATAACCTCCATGACAAAATTCTCAAGAAGGACAAGCACCTTGATG gGCTTTGCATAAAGACAGAGCGGAAATTCAAACTGGAGGATAAATGTCAGTTGTTTG CGAAAAAGAGGGATAAAGACAGGAGGGACAGGAAAGAGAAGGACCTTTTCCGAATTAaacagaagaaaaagaaaaaaaagaagaagaaatcaAAACTGCACT GTTATTCAGACCTGGATGAGATGTCGTTGTCTTACTTGGAAAGACCGTCTTCCCCACTACATCGTTCTTCCTCTAGTGCCTTCAAGCACACCACCTTCCAATACCCTCGTGCCATACTGTCCGTTGACCTCACCGGGGAGA ACCTGTCAGACATCGACTTCCTGGAAGACTCAACCACTGAGAGTTTGCTGTTCAGTGGAGATGAGTATAACCAGGATCTAGACTCGATCACTATGGATGACTTCCAGGATGAGGATGATGTTGGTGCAGATGAAATTGTTCGCTGTATCTGTGAGATGGATGAAGAAAATGGGTTCATGATTCAG TGTGAGGAGTGTATGTGCTGGCAGCACAGTGTGTGTATGGGGCTTTTGGAAGATAGCATCCCTGATCAATACATCTGTTACATCTGCCGGGACCCACCAG GTCAGAGGTGGAGTGCTAAATACCGCCATGATAAAGACTGGCTCCAAAAGGGCCACATGTATGGCCTGTCCTTCCTCACAGAGAACTACTCGCATCAGAATGCCAAGAAAATTGTGTCCACTCACCAGCTGCTGGCTGATGTTTACAGTGTTAAGAACTTGCTTCATGGCCTTCAGCTGAAGATGGATATTTTACA GAACAAGCATAACCCAAGTTTGCACTTGTGGGCTCGGTCTTGGGTGAACTCCGATGAGGATCAGCCTATGGGTGGGGTTCCGGACTGCCTACATTTCAAAGAGCACCTCAACCAGAACTCAAACCCTGAAACCTATATTACCAGCGAGCACAGCTACCAGAAACCTCCCGGTACAGGCCCCGAACATGCAAGGGATGAACCGGGGATACAAACAGCCGCTCAGTTTAACATAAAGGAAGAAGAG GTGAGCAGTGCAATTGCTCTGTCTGGCTGTGTGAATGACAGCGGCCTGGGCTCCATGGAACAGGCCAGGAACTGCCTGCAATGGCAGATGAACCTGCTTACTCACATAGAGGACATTCAGAACCAGCTGTCTGGCCGCATGGACCTCATCGAGAAAGAGCTTGATG TGCTGGAGAGTTGGTTGGACTTCACGGGTGAACTGGAGCCCCCCGATCCCCTGGCCAGACTCCCACAGCTCAAGTGCCGCATCAAACAGCTTCTGACGGACCTGGGAAAAGTGCAGCAGATGAGCGCCCTCTGCTCTGTGTGA
- the phf20l1 gene encoding PHD finger protein 20-like protein 1 isoform X4, which yields MSKKPPNRPGITFEVGARVEAQDYLQKWYPSRIEKIDYDEGKMLVHFDRWSHRYDEWILWDSSRLRPLERPALRKEGLKEEEVSELRDGEEVLARWTDCRYYPAKIESINKEGTYTVQFYDGVIRCVKRIHIKSMPEDAKGQQDWIALVKAASAAAKNKGGNRPRTSANSNKDREDRRERRSDEEFDDDDDDDDDDDDDDDDDESESEKLAHQDSEEEDSKPAVEEDSKPAVVEDIKPAVEEDVKPAVEEDVKPAVEELESATAKRRSKRQGNLSSSKRTRLSKGAGCADTESECKAESKELPVTSQQKVSGSEASPAEARSQSASAQRTQASHSSPSLCKPRSRRLKHDSGESTASSQNTTAAPEPSPSSSSTHTLPDSTHTAPPNSPQRRRRSQRLATSSDQAYPSSPHMRDSITHPPPPDGSQKAEEDSSTAVKTEASSQKPVSGSPSTAPPTGGAQSPIIEKDKMTDMLPSNQTTLEGSSPSVVTTASQKVPSRTPKANKHAREPIINSKKSDDPTAPNESLIDLDHNKFKCKVPGCSKAFRKAKLLDYHLKYYHNTEKEMDSEVCSPERVGRTRATSASMPTSTLSDIPDNKRRRTVSTSSSLSSQGFMLHMDSAGCARPPKFCKKKRSSASVSSDSTEVSLPPPTFDNLHDKILKKDKHLDGLCIKTERKFKLEDKCQLFAKKRDKDRRDRKEKDLFRIKQKKKKKKKKKSKLHCYSDLDEMSLSYLERPSSPLHRSSSSAFKHTTFQYPRAILSVDLTGENLSDIDFLEDSTTESLLFSGDEYNQDLDSITMDDFQDEDDVGADEIVRCICEMDEENGFMIQCEECMCWQHSVCMGLLEDSIPDQYICYICRDPPGQRWSAKYRHDKDWLQKGHMYGLSFLTENYSHQNAKKIVSTHQLLADVYSVKNLLHGLQLKMDILQNKHNPSLHLWARSWVNSDEDQPMGGVPDCLHFKEHLNQNSNPETYITSEHSYQKPPGTGPEHARDEPGIQTAAQFNIKEEEVSSAIALSGCVNDSGLGSMEQARNCLQWQMNLLTHIEDIQNQLSGRMDLIEKELDVLESWLDFTGELEPPDPLARLPQLKCRIKQLLTDLGKVQQMSALCSV from the exons ATGAGCAAGAAACCTCCAAATCGACCAGGGATCACTTTTGAGGTTGGCGCTAGGGTTGAGGCCCAGGACTACCTGCAAAAATG GTACCCTTCACGTATCGAGAAGATTGATTATGACGAGGGAAAGATGCTTGTGCATTTTGACCGTTGGAGCCATAGGTACGACGAATGGATTCTCTGGGACAGCAGCAGACTTCGGCCTTTAGAGAGACCTGCACTCCGCAAAGAGGGTCTCAAAGAAGAGGAGGTGTCT gAATTGAGAGATGGTGAGGAGGTGCTTGCCCGATGGACAGATTGCCGCTACTACCCTGCCAAGATTGAAAGTATCAACAAGGAAG GCACTTACACTGTACAGTTTTATGATGGAGTCATTCGATGTGTGAAAAGAATCCACATCAAGTCCATGCCAGAAGATGCAAAAGGACAA CAGGACTGGATCGCTCTGGTGAAGGCTGCCTCAGCTGCAGCCAAGAATAAAGGAGGGAACAGACCACGTACCAGCGCCAACAGCAACAAGGACCGAGAGGACAGGAGAGAACGACGATCGGATGAAGagtttgatgatgatgatgatgacgacgaCGACGACGATGATGACGACGATGATGATGAGAGCGAATCAGAGAAACTTG CACATCAAGACTCAGAAGAGGAGGACAGTAAGCCGGCTGTTGAAGAGGACAGTAAGCCAGCTGTTGTGGAGGACATTAAACCGGCTGTTGAGGAGGACGTTAAACCGGCTGTTGAGGAGGACGTTAAACCGGCTGTTGAGGAGCTTGAATCAGCAACAGCAAAGAGGAGGAGCAAAAGACAAGGCAACTTGAGTAGCAGTAAAAGGACTCGTCTCAGCAAAGGGGCAG GATGTGCTGACACTGAATCTGAATGCAAAGCAGAGTCAAAAGAGCTTCCAGTAACATCACAGCAG AAAGTGTCAGGTTCAGAGGCTAGTCCAGCTGAAGCGAGATCCCAGTCTGCCAGTGCCCAAAGAACCCAAGCATCACACTCCAGCCCATCCCTGTGCAAGCCTCGCTCAAGAAGACTTAAACACGACTCGGGAGAGTCCACAGCTAGCAGTCAGAACACAACCGCAGCCCCTGAACCAAGTCCTTCATCCAGTTCGACACACACCCTTCCAGACAGCACACACACTG CCCCTCCCAACTCCCCCCAGAGAAGGAGACGGTCTCAGCGTCTAGCAACAAGTTCTGACCAGGCTTACCCCTCTTCTCCTCACATGAGGGATTCTATCACTCACCCTCCTCCCCCAGATGGCTCTCAGAAAGCTG AAGAAGACAGCAGCACTGCAGTTAAAACAGAAGCTTCTTCACAAAAGCCAGTTTCAGGAAGTCCATCCACAGCTCCTCCCACTGGCGGTGCTCAGTCTCCAATCATTGAGAAGGACAAGATGACAGACATGTTACCCAGTAACCAAACAACACTTGAAGGGAGCTCCCCCTCTGTAGTGACAA CTGCAAGTCAGAAAGTTCCTTCCAGGACTCCTAAAGCCAACAAACATGCCAGAGAGCCAA TTATAAACAGCAAGAAGTCTGATGACCCCACTGCTCCCAATGAGTCTCTAATAGACCTGGACCATAATAAATTCAAGTGTAAAGTCCCTGGATGCTCTAAAGCATTCCGGAAAGCAAAGCTGTTAGACTATCACCTGAAGTACTATCATAACACTGAGAAAGAAATGGACAGCGAGGTCTGCTCACCAGAAAGGGTTGGTCGCACCAGGGCCACTTCTGCTTCCATGCCTACAAGCACCTTGTCAGATATCCCAGATAACAAGAGACGCAGGACCGTCTCTACTTCTTCTT CTCTGTCCTCTCAGGGCTTTATGCTTCATATGGACAGCGCTGGCTGTGCGAGGCCTCCTAAGTTCTGCAAGAAGAAACGTTCCTCTGCCTCTGTCAGTTCAGACAGTACAGAGGTCTCACTGCCTCCTCCAACCTTTGATAACCTCCATGACAAAATTCTCAAGAAGGACAAGCACCTTGATG gGCTTTGCATAAAGACAGAGCGGAAATTCAAACTGGAGGATAAATGTCAGTTGTTTG CGAAAAAGAGGGATAAAGACAGGAGGGACAGGAAAGAGAAGGACCTTTTCCGAATTAaacagaagaaaaagaaaaaaaagaagaagaaatcaAAACTGCACT GTTATTCAGACCTGGATGAGATGTCGTTGTCTTACTTGGAAAGACCGTCTTCCCCACTACATCGTTCTTCCTCTAGTGCCTTCAAGCACACCACCTTCCAATACCCTCGTGCCATACTGTCCGTTGACCTCACCGGGGAGA ACCTGTCAGACATCGACTTCCTGGAAGACTCAACCACTGAGAGTTTGCTGTTCAGTGGAGATGAGTATAACCAGGATCTAGACTCGATCACTATGGATGACTTCCAGGATGAGGATGATGTTGGTGCAGATGAAATTGTTCGCTGTATCTGTGAGATGGATGAAGAAAATGGGTTCATGATTCAG TGTGAGGAGTGTATGTGCTGGCAGCACAGTGTGTGTATGGGGCTTTTGGAAGATAGCATCCCTGATCAATACATCTGTTACATCTGCCGGGACCCACCAG GTCAGAGGTGGAGTGCTAAATACCGCCATGATAAAGACTGGCTCCAAAAGGGCCACATGTATGGCCTGTCCTTCCTCACAGAGAACTACTCGCATCAGAATGCCAAGAAAATTGTGTCCACTCACCAGCTGCTGGCTGATGTTTACAGTGTTAAGAACTTGCTTCATGGCCTTCAGCTGAAGATGGATATTTTACA GAACAAGCATAACCCAAGTTTGCACTTGTGGGCTCGGTCTTGGGTGAACTCCGATGAGGATCAGCCTATGGGTGGGGTTCCGGACTGCCTACATTTCAAAGAGCACCTCAACCAGAACTCAAACCCTGAAACCTATATTACCAGCGAGCACAGCTACCAGAAACCTCCCGGTACAGGCCCCGAACATGCAAGGGATGAACCGGGGATACAAACAGCCGCTCAGTTTAACATAAAGGAAGAAGAG GTGAGCAGTGCAATTGCTCTGTCTGGCTGTGTGAATGACAGCGGCCTGGGCTCCATGGAACAGGCCAGGAACTGCCTGCAATGGCAGATGAACCTGCTTACTCACATAGAGGACATTCAGAACCAGCTGTCTGGCCGCATGGACCTCATCGAGAAAGAGCTTGATG TGCTGGAGAGTTGGTTGGACTTCACGGGTGAACTGGAGCCCCCCGATCCCCTGGCCAGACTCCCACAGCTCAAGTGCCGCATCAAACAGCTTCTGACGGACCTGGGAAAAGTGCAGCAGATGAGCGCCCTCTGCTCTGTGTGA
- the phf20l1 gene encoding PHD finger protein 20-like protein 1 isoform X2 → MSKKPPNRPGITFEVGARVEAQDYLQKWYPSRIEKIDYDEGKMLVHFDRWSHRYDEWILWDSSRLRPLERPALRKEGLKEEEVSERLSEMRASRLRELPGSTESTEDQKDLPQQRQELRDGEEVLARWTDCRYYPAKIESINKEGTYTVQFYDGVIRCVKRIHIKSMPEDAKGQDWIALVKAASAAAKNKGGNRPRTSANSNKDREDRRERRSDEEFDDDDDDDDDDDDDDDDDESESEKLAHQDSEEEDSKPAVEEDSKPAVVEDIKPAVEEDVKPAVEEDVKPAVEELESATAKRRSKRQGNLSSSKRTRLSKGAGCADTESECKAESKELPVTSQQKVSGSEASPAEARSQSASAQRTQASHSSPSLCKPRSRRLKHDSGESTASSQNTTAAPEPSPSSSSTHTLPDSTHTAPPNSPQRRRRSQRLATSSDQAYPSSPHMRDSITHPPPPDGSQKAEEDSSTAVKTEASSQKPVSGSPSTAPPTGGAQSPIIEKDKMTDMLPSNQTTLEGSSPSVVTTASQKVPSRTPKANKHAREPIINSKKSDDPTAPNESLIDLDHNKFKCKVPGCSKAFRKAKLLDYHLKYYHNTEKEMDSEVCSPERVGRTRATSASMPTSTLSDIPDNKRRRTVSTSSSLSSQGFMLHMDSAGCARPPKFCKKKRSSASVSSDSTEVSLPPPTFDNLHDKILKKDKHLDGLCIKTERKFKLEDKCQLFAKKRDKDRRDRKEKDLFRIKQKKKKKKKKKSKLHCYSDLDEMSLSYLERPSSPLHRSSSSAFKHTTFQYPRAILSVDLTGENLSDIDFLEDSTTESLLFSGDEYNQDLDSITMDDFQDEDDVGADEIVRCICEMDEENGFMIQCEECMCWQHSVCMGLLEDSIPDQYICYICRDPPGQRWSAKYRHDKDWLQKGHMYGLSFLTENYSHQNAKKIVSTHQLLADVYSVKNLLHGLQLKMDILQNKHNPSLHLWARSWVNSDEDQPMGGVPDCLHFKEHLNQNSNPETYITSEHSYQKPPGTGPEHARDEPGIQTAAQFNIKEEEVSSAIALSGCVNDSGLGSMEQARNCLQWQMNLLTHIEDIQNQLSGRMDLIEKELDVLESWLDFTGELEPPDPLARLPQLKCRIKQLLTDLGKVQQMSALCSV, encoded by the exons ATGAGCAAGAAACCTCCAAATCGACCAGGGATCACTTTTGAGGTTGGCGCTAGGGTTGAGGCCCAGGACTACCTGCAAAAATG GTACCCTTCACGTATCGAGAAGATTGATTATGACGAGGGAAAGATGCTTGTGCATTTTGACCGTTGGAGCCATAGGTACGACGAATGGATTCTCTGGGACAGCAGCAGACTTCGGCCTTTAGAGAGACCTGCACTCCGCAAAGAGGGTCTCAAAGAAGAGGAGGTGTCT GAGAGACTCAGCGAGATGAGAGCATCTCGCCTTCGTGAGCTTCCTGGAAGTACAGAGAGCACAGAGGACCAAAAAGACTTACCTCAGCAGAGACAA gAATTGAGAGATGGTGAGGAGGTGCTTGCCCGATGGACAGATTGCCGCTACTACCCTGCCAAGATTGAAAGTATCAACAAGGAAG GCACTTACACTGTACAGTTTTATGATGGAGTCATTCGATGTGTGAAAAGAATCCACATCAAGTCCATGCCAGAAGATGCAAAAGGACAA GACTGGATCGCTCTGGTGAAGGCTGCCTCAGCTGCAGCCAAGAATAAAGGAGGGAACAGACCACGTACCAGCGCCAACAGCAACAAGGACCGAGAGGACAGGAGAGAACGACGATCGGATGAAGagtttgatgatgatgatgatgacgacgaCGACGACGATGATGACGACGATGATGATGAGAGCGAATCAGAGAAACTTG CACATCAAGACTCAGAAGAGGAGGACAGTAAGCCGGCTGTTGAAGAGGACAGTAAGCCAGCTGTTGTGGAGGACATTAAACCGGCTGTTGAGGAGGACGTTAAACCGGCTGTTGAGGAGGACGTTAAACCGGCTGTTGAGGAGCTTGAATCAGCAACAGCAAAGAGGAGGAGCAAAAGACAAGGCAACTTGAGTAGCAGTAAAAGGACTCGTCTCAGCAAAGGGGCAG GATGTGCTGACACTGAATCTGAATGCAAAGCAGAGTCAAAAGAGCTTCCAGTAACATCACAGCAG AAAGTGTCAGGTTCAGAGGCTAGTCCAGCTGAAGCGAGATCCCAGTCTGCCAGTGCCCAAAGAACCCAAGCATCACACTCCAGCCCATCCCTGTGCAAGCCTCGCTCAAGAAGACTTAAACACGACTCGGGAGAGTCCACAGCTAGCAGTCAGAACACAACCGCAGCCCCTGAACCAAGTCCTTCATCCAGTTCGACACACACCCTTCCAGACAGCACACACACTG CCCCTCCCAACTCCCCCCAGAGAAGGAGACGGTCTCAGCGTCTAGCAACAAGTTCTGACCAGGCTTACCCCTCTTCTCCTCACATGAGGGATTCTATCACTCACCCTCCTCCCCCAGATGGCTCTCAGAAAGCTG AAGAAGACAGCAGCACTGCAGTTAAAACAGAAGCTTCTTCACAAAAGCCAGTTTCAGGAAGTCCATCCACAGCTCCTCCCACTGGCGGTGCTCAGTCTCCAATCATTGAGAAGGACAAGATGACAGACATGTTACCCAGTAACCAAACAACACTTGAAGGGAGCTCCCCCTCTGTAGTGACAA CTGCAAGTCAGAAAGTTCCTTCCAGGACTCCTAAAGCCAACAAACATGCCAGAGAGCCAA TTATAAACAGCAAGAAGTCTGATGACCCCACTGCTCCCAATGAGTCTCTAATAGACCTGGACCATAATAAATTCAAGTGTAAAGTCCCTGGATGCTCTAAAGCATTCCGGAAAGCAAAGCTGTTAGACTATCACCTGAAGTACTATCATAACACTGAGAAAGAAATGGACAGCGAGGTCTGCTCACCAGAAAGGGTTGGTCGCACCAGGGCCACTTCTGCTTCCATGCCTACAAGCACCTTGTCAGATATCCCAGATAACAAGAGACGCAGGACCGTCTCTACTTCTTCTT CTCTGTCCTCTCAGGGCTTTATGCTTCATATGGACAGCGCTGGCTGTGCGAGGCCTCCTAAGTTCTGCAAGAAGAAACGTTCCTCTGCCTCTGTCAGTTCAGACAGTACAGAGGTCTCACTGCCTCCTCCAACCTTTGATAACCTCCATGACAAAATTCTCAAGAAGGACAAGCACCTTGATG gGCTTTGCATAAAGACAGAGCGGAAATTCAAACTGGAGGATAAATGTCAGTTGTTTG CGAAAAAGAGGGATAAAGACAGGAGGGACAGGAAAGAGAAGGACCTTTTCCGAATTAaacagaagaaaaagaaaaaaaagaagaagaaatcaAAACTGCACT GTTATTCAGACCTGGATGAGATGTCGTTGTCTTACTTGGAAAGACCGTCTTCCCCACTACATCGTTCTTCCTCTAGTGCCTTCAAGCACACCACCTTCCAATACCCTCGTGCCATACTGTCCGTTGACCTCACCGGGGAGA ACCTGTCAGACATCGACTTCCTGGAAGACTCAACCACTGAGAGTTTGCTGTTCAGTGGAGATGAGTATAACCAGGATCTAGACTCGATCACTATGGATGACTTCCAGGATGAGGATGATGTTGGTGCAGATGAAATTGTTCGCTGTATCTGTGAGATGGATGAAGAAAATGGGTTCATGATTCAG TGTGAGGAGTGTATGTGCTGGCAGCACAGTGTGTGTATGGGGCTTTTGGAAGATAGCATCCCTGATCAATACATCTGTTACATCTGCCGGGACCCACCAG GTCAGAGGTGGAGTGCTAAATACCGCCATGATAAAGACTGGCTCCAAAAGGGCCACATGTATGGCCTGTCCTTCCTCACAGAGAACTACTCGCATCAGAATGCCAAGAAAATTGTGTCCACTCACCAGCTGCTGGCTGATGTTTACAGTGTTAAGAACTTGCTTCATGGCCTTCAGCTGAAGATGGATATTTTACA GAACAAGCATAACCCAAGTTTGCACTTGTGGGCTCGGTCTTGGGTGAACTCCGATGAGGATCAGCCTATGGGTGGGGTTCCGGACTGCCTACATTTCAAAGAGCACCTCAACCAGAACTCAAACCCTGAAACCTATATTACCAGCGAGCACAGCTACCAGAAACCTCCCGGTACAGGCCCCGAACATGCAAGGGATGAACCGGGGATACAAACAGCCGCTCAGTTTAACATAAAGGAAGAAGAG GTGAGCAGTGCAATTGCTCTGTCTGGCTGTGTGAATGACAGCGGCCTGGGCTCCATGGAACAGGCCAGGAACTGCCTGCAATGGCAGATGAACCTGCTTACTCACATAGAGGACATTCAGAACCAGCTGTCTGGCCGCATGGACCTCATCGAGAAAGAGCTTGATG TGCTGGAGAGTTGGTTGGACTTCACGGGTGAACTGGAGCCCCCCGATCCCCTGGCCAGACTCCCACAGCTCAAGTGCCGCATCAAACAGCTTCTGACGGACCTGGGAAAAGTGCAGCAGATGAGCGCCCTCTGCTCTGTGTGA